A part of Sinorhizobium chiapasense genomic DNA contains:
- a CDS encoding acetyl-CoA C-acyltransferase — protein MSNRDPVVIVSAARTPMGAFQGGLKDLAAPELGAVALKAALERASVDAVDEVLMGNVLPAGIGQNPARQAALGAGLGTETPSTTVSKVCGSGMKALMLGHDALLSGSASVIAAGGMESMTNAPYLLPKARGGFRLGHGEVKDHMFLDGLEDAYSGRLMGTYAEDTAQHYQFSRADQDAFALRSLERALKAAEDRSFADETVAIVDGGKRGNANLDRDEQPTKVDPARIPKLKPAFRDGGSVTAANSSSISDGAAALILMRASEAERRGLTPLAIVAGHAGHAQEPAWFTTAPIGAIDKLIDKLNWEKGSVGLYEINEAFAVVAMAAIRDLGLSDDIVNIHGGACALGHPIGASGARIVVTLLNAMRANGVKRGIASLCIGGGEATAVGLELLQ, from the coding sequence ATGAGCAATCGCGATCCGGTGGTAATCGTTTCGGCGGCGCGCACGCCGATGGGTGCCTTTCAGGGAGGACTGAAGGACCTGGCGGCACCGGAACTCGGCGCCGTTGCCCTGAAGGCCGCGCTCGAGCGCGCCAGTGTCGATGCGGTCGACGAAGTTCTGATGGGCAACGTCTTGCCGGCCGGCATCGGCCAGAATCCCGCCCGGCAGGCCGCACTTGGCGCCGGCCTCGGAACGGAAACGCCCTCGACCACGGTTTCCAAGGTCTGCGGCTCGGGCATGAAGGCGCTGATGCTCGGCCATGATGCGCTTCTCTCCGGCAGTGCGTCGGTGATCGCCGCCGGCGGCATGGAGTCGATGACCAACGCTCCCTATCTGCTGCCCAAGGCGCGCGGCGGTTTCCGGCTCGGCCACGGCGAGGTCAAGGACCACATGTTCCTCGACGGGCTGGAGGACGCCTATTCCGGCCGTCTGATGGGCACCTATGCCGAGGACACCGCCCAGCACTATCAGTTCTCCCGCGCCGACCAGGACGCCTTCGCGCTTCGTTCTCTCGAAAGGGCGCTGAAAGCGGCGGAAGACAGGTCCTTTGCCGATGAAACGGTGGCGATCGTCGATGGCGGCAAACGCGGGAACGCCAACCTCGACCGCGACGAGCAGCCGACGAAGGTCGATCCGGCGAGGATTCCGAAGCTGAAGCCCGCCTTCCGCGACGGCGGCAGCGTCACGGCCGCCAATTCCTCCTCCATTTCCGACGGCGCCGCCGCCCTGATCCTGATGCGCGCCAGCGAAGCGGAAAGGCGAGGGCTGACGCCGCTTGCGATCGTTGCCGGTCATGCCGGCCATGCCCAGGAGCCGGCCTGGTTTACCACAGCGCCGATCGGCGCCATCGACAAGCTCATCGACAAGCTCAACTGGGAGAAGGGCAGCGTCGGTCTCTACGAGATCAACGAGGCCTTTGCGGTCGTCGCCATGGCGGCGATCCGCGATCTCGGCCTCTCCGACGACATCGTCAACATCCATGGCGGCGCTTGCGCGCTCGGCCACCCGATCGGCGCCTCCGGCGCCCGCATCGTCGTGACGCTGCTTAATGCAATGCGGGCGAACGGCGTCAAACGCGGCATCGCCTCGCTCTGCATCGGCGGCGGCGAGGCGACGGCGGTCGGGTTGGAACTGCTGCAGTAG
- a CDS encoding dihydrolipoamide acetyltransferase family protein: MGEFILKMPDVGEGVAEAELVEWHVKPGDPVREDMVLAAVMTDKATVEIPSPVTGTVLWLGAEIGDTVAVKAPLVRIEVSGDGAAATEIVTTAVPAEPVVKEQAPVPEVKKAAPPKPEPKAVVETTVAAYEAREPSKKPLASPAVRLRAKDSGVDLRQITGTGPVGRITHEDLDLFLSRGAQPAPAITGLVRKTAVEEIKVIGLRRRIAEKMTLSTSRIPHITYVEEMDMTALEDLRAMMNRDRKPDQPKLTVLPFLMRALVKTIAEQPGVNATFDDGAGVIHRHAAVHIGIATQTPAGLTVPVVRHAEARGIWDCAAELNRLADAARTGTATRDELTGSTITISSLGALGGIASTPVINHPEVAIVGVNKIAIRPVWDGTQFVPRKIMNLSSSFDHRVIDGWDAATFVQRLKTLLETPALIFVEG; encoded by the coding sequence ATGGGCGAATTTATCCTGAAGATGCCCGATGTCGGCGAGGGCGTGGCCGAGGCCGAGCTTGTCGAGTGGCACGTGAAGCCCGGCGACCCCGTGCGCGAGGATATGGTGCTCGCTGCGGTCATGACCGACAAGGCGACCGTCGAGATCCCCTCGCCCGTCACCGGCACGGTGCTATGGCTTGGCGCGGAAATCGGCGACACGGTCGCGGTCAAGGCACCGCTTGTGCGCATCGAGGTCTCGGGTGACGGCGCCGCTGCCACCGAAATCGTCACAACTGCCGTCCCGGCCGAGCCGGTGGTGAAGGAGCAGGCGCCTGTGCCGGAGGTGAAGAAGGCGGCGCCTCCAAAACCTGAACCGAAAGCGGTCGTCGAAACGACGGTTGCCGCGTACGAGGCGCGTGAGCCGTCGAAGAAACCGCTGGCTTCGCCGGCCGTACGGCTGCGCGCGAAGGACAGCGGCGTCGACCTCCGGCAAATAACCGGCACCGGACCCGTCGGCCGGATCACCCACGAAGATCTCGATCTTTTCCTGAGCCGCGGCGCGCAGCCGGCACCGGCGATAACCGGTCTTGTCCGCAAGACCGCAGTGGAGGAGATCAAGGTCATCGGTCTCAGGCGCCGCATCGCCGAGAAGATGACGCTCTCCACCTCGCGCATTCCCCACATCACCTATGTGGAGGAAATGGACATGACGGCGCTTGAAGACCTGCGCGCGATGATGAACCGCGACCGCAAGCCCGACCAGCCGAAGCTGACGGTCCTGCCCTTCCTGATGCGGGCGCTGGTCAAGACCATCGCCGAGCAGCCGGGCGTCAATGCGACCTTCGACGATGGCGCCGGCGTCATCCATCGGCATGCCGCCGTTCATATCGGCATCGCCACCCAGACCCCCGCCGGCCTGACGGTTCCGGTCGTACGCCACGCCGAGGCGCGCGGAATCTGGGACTGCGCCGCCGAGTTGAACAGGCTGGCGGACGCCGCCCGCACCGGGACCGCGACCCGCGACGAGCTGACCGGATCGACCATTACCATCAGTTCGCTCGGCGCCCTTGGCGGCATCGCCTCGACGCCGGTCATCAACCACCCGGAGGTGGCGATCGTCGGGGTTAACAAGATCGCCATCCGTCCGGTCTGGGACGGGACGCAATTCGTTCCGCGCAAGATCATGAACCTCTCATCGAGCTTCGATCACCGCGTCATCGACGGCTGGGACGCCGCGACCTTCGTCCAGCGGCTGAAGACGCTGCTCGAAACGCCAGCGCTGATTTTCGTTGAAGGATGA
- the hppD gene encoding 4-hydroxyphenylpyruvate dioxygenase, which produces MGPFPHDAPPPKISADNPAGTDGFEFVEFAHLEPEKLKELFTRMGYRAVAKHRTKDITVWRQGDINYIINAEPGSHAMRFVDKHGPCAPSMAWRVVDAKHAFEHAVSQGAEPYTGNDKCLDVPAIVGIGGSLLYFVETYGAKGSTYDAEFEWLDERDPKPTGVGFYYLDHLTHNVYRGNMDKWWAFYRELFNFKQIHFFDIDGRITGLVSRAITSPCGKIRIPLNESKDDTSQIEEYLKKYKGEGIQHIAVGTEAIYDATDKLAENGLKFMPGPPETYYEMSRERVHGHDEPIDRMKKHGILIDGEGVVNGGMTKILLQIFSRTVIGPIFFEFIQRKGDEGFGEGNFRALFESIEADQIRRGALGPQAAE; this is translated from the coding sequence ATGGGCCCGTTTCCGCACGACGCACCACCCCCAAAAATCAGCGCGGACAACCCTGCCGGGACGGACGGCTTCGAGTTCGTCGAATTCGCGCATCTCGAGCCGGAGAAGCTGAAAGAGCTCTTCACCCGCATGGGATACAGGGCCGTCGCCAAGCACCGGACGAAGGACATCACTGTCTGGCGGCAGGGTGATATCAACTACATCATCAACGCCGAACCGGGCTCTCATGCCATGCGCTTCGTCGACAAGCACGGCCCCTGCGCCCCGTCGATGGCCTGGCGCGTCGTCGATGCGAAGCATGCGTTCGAGCACGCCGTTTCCCAGGGCGCCGAGCCCTATACCGGAAACGACAAGTGCCTCGATGTTCCGGCGATCGTCGGCATTGGCGGCTCGCTGCTCTACTTCGTCGAAACCTACGGCGCCAAGGGCTCGACCTATGATGCCGAGTTCGAATGGCTGGACGAGCGCGATCCGAAGCCCACGGGCGTCGGCTTCTACTATCTCGACCACCTGACCCATAACGTCTATCGCGGCAACATGGACAAGTGGTGGGCGTTCTACCGTGAACTGTTCAACTTCAAGCAGATCCACTTCTTCGACATAGACGGCCGCATCACCGGCCTCGTCAGCCGCGCGATCACCTCGCCTTGCGGCAAGATCCGCATCCCCTTGAACGAATCCAAGGACGACACCAGCCAGATCGAGGAATATCTGAAGAAGTACAAGGGCGAAGGCATTCAGCACATCGCGGTCGGGACCGAAGCGATCTACGACGCAACCGACAAACTTGCGGAAAATGGTCTCAAGTTCATGCCCGGCCCGCCGGAGACCTATTACGAAATGTCGCGCGAGCGCGTCCACGGCCACGATGAGCCGATCGACCGGATGAAGAAGCACGGCATCCTGATCGACGGCGAAGGCGTGGTGAATGGCGGTATGACGAAGATCCTGCTGCAAATCTTCTCGAGGACCGTTATCGGACCGATCTTCTTCGAATTCATCCAGCGCAAGGGGGATGAGGGCTTCGGTGAGGGCAATTTCCGCGCCCTGTTCGAATCGATCGAGGCCGATCAGATCCGCCGCGGCGCACTTGGACCGCAGGCCGCCGAATAG
- a CDS encoding MarR family winged helix-turn-helix transcriptional regulator — protein sequence MATDGFELENFLPYRLNRAAEFVALRFAAQYRARYQLTRPEWRTLAALGSSGRSMTATEIGAHSTMHKTKVSRAVFSLEQRRWLKREEDGRDRRFEHLALTPAGEQAYKELTELASRYQAELLSMLGTEDMAALSTGLRAVERAMKKATARG from the coding sequence ATGGCGACGGACGGTTTCGAGCTGGAGAACTTCCTGCCGTATCGGCTCAACCGTGCGGCGGAATTCGTCGCGCTGCGCTTTGCCGCCCAGTACAGGGCGCGCTACCAGCTTACCCGTCCGGAATGGCGAACGCTCGCTGCGCTCGGGAGCTCCGGCCGCAGCATGACGGCGACCGAGATCGGCGCGCATTCCACCATGCACAAGACGAAGGTGAGCCGCGCGGTGTTCAGCCTCGAACAGCGCCGCTGGCTGAAGCGCGAGGAGGACGGTCGCGACCGCCGGTTCGAGCATCTGGCGCTGACACCCGCAGGCGAGCAGGCCTACAAGGAACTGACCGAGCTCGCCAGCCGCTATCAGGCCGAACTGCTTTCGATGCTCGGAACGGAAGACATGGCGGCGCTCTCGACGGGCTTGCGCGCCGTTGAACGGGCGATGAAGAAAGCGACCGCACGGGGCTAA
- a CDS encoding helix-turn-helix transcriptional regulator, whose protein sequence is MYRTSSNLSDFEDNNKVLPTKSKIVMLAKVDLFAECLMQAVGARFQGQDVVSLSDPESLLDGNLVDVRLVMLYRLPVATFPSVLRMIHEFHPKAAIGLVVEDAEALDSSIAGFVDEGLIHGVLPLNLHLDVCLTVIDLLMKGGEHFPAALLRRLAPVRLAGDALRARREAVVEAFVAPEPKRDVMGVLTAREVQILDLICMGTQNKIIADRLGLSENTVKVHVRNIYKKMNVRNRTEAASRYFTHEADRGMSEPRLGSRWN, encoded by the coding sequence ATGTATCGTACGAGCTCGAACCTGAGCGATTTTGAAGACAACAACAAAGTATTACCCACGAAAAGTAAGATCGTAATGCTCGCCAAGGTGGATCTGTTCGCTGAATGCCTGATGCAGGCGGTCGGCGCGCGGTTTCAGGGCCAGGATGTAGTCAGCCTGTCCGATCCCGAGAGCCTGCTTGACGGCAATCTCGTCGATGTCAGGCTGGTCATGCTTTATCGCTTGCCGGTGGCGACCTTTCCGTCCGTTCTCAGGATGATCCATGAATTCCACCCGAAGGCCGCGATCGGGCTTGTGGTGGAGGATGCCGAGGCGCTCGATTCGTCGATCGCTGGCTTTGTCGATGAAGGATTGATCCACGGCGTGCTGCCTCTCAATCTGCATCTGGACGTCTGCTTGACCGTCATCGATCTTCTGATGAAGGGCGGCGAACATTTTCCGGCGGCGCTGCTCAGGCGCCTCGCGCCGGTGAGACTCGCGGGTGACGCTCTGCGCGCGCGGCGGGAAGCGGTCGTCGAAGCCTTTGTTGCTCCGGAGCCGAAGCGCGATGTCATGGGCGTGCTGACCGCGCGCGAGGTGCAGATTCTCGATCTGATCTGCATGGGGACACAGAACAAGATCATTGCCGATCGTCTCGGCCTGTCGGAAAACACCGTCAAGGTCCATGTGCGCAACATCTACAAGAAGATGAACGTGCGCAACCGGACGGAGGCCGCCTCCCGCTATTTCACGCATGAGGCGGACCGCGGCATGTCGGAACCGCGGCTCGGCTCTCGCTGGAACTGA
- a CDS encoding Lrp/AsnC family transcriptional regulator — translation MEQLDGFDLKILGELQRDGNLTNNELSERIALSPSQCSRRRSRLEAEGYITGYQAQIDRQKLGLDLMVVISVTLATHNRDNAKRFGKLVSGLPEVLEAYALTGEMDYHLRVVTPDLAGLSRFVNDVLLPHDSVQHVKTSIVLETLKSFEGLPIPERVRG, via the coding sequence ATGGAGCAGCTTGACGGATTCGATCTCAAGATCCTCGGCGAACTGCAGCGCGATGGGAATCTGACCAATAACGAATTGTCCGAGCGCATCGCGCTTTCGCCGTCCCAATGTTCGCGGCGGCGGTCACGATTGGAGGCGGAGGGCTATATCACCGGCTATCAGGCGCAGATCGACCGGCAGAAGCTGGGGCTCGATCTGATGGTGGTGATCTCGGTGACGCTCGCCACGCACAATCGCGACAATGCCAAGCGTTTCGGCAAGCTGGTGTCCGGTTTGCCGGAGGTGCTGGAGGCGTACGCGCTGACGGGGGAGATGGACTATCACTTACGCGTTGTGACACCGGACCTCGCCGGGCTCTCGCGTTTCGTCAACGACGTGCTTCTGCCGCACGACAGCGTCCAGCACGTGAAGACGTCGATCGTGCTCGAAACGCTGAAGAGTTTCGAAGGGCTGCCGATACCGGAGCGCGTGAGGGGGTAG
- the maiA gene encoding maleylacetoacetate isomerase, with translation MEAKVANETVLYDYWRSSASYRVRIALNQLGESYASVPVDLIAKAHRGPEHLARNPQGLVPVLDIDGERFTQSLAIIEYLAETREGSGFLPADAIGRQRVRALSHAIAMDIHPVCNLGVIVYVMASAEDGEAARRAWMHKFIGEGLAAFERMLDHPSTREFCHGDRPTMADICLVPQVYNARRWGVDLSACPRIAAIDGRCAEIDAFASAHPDRVKS, from the coding sequence TTGGAGGCAAAGGTGGCGAACGAAACTGTGCTTTACGATTACTGGCGCTCGTCGGCGAGCTATCGCGTACGGATTGCCCTCAATCAGCTCGGCGAGTCCTACGCCTCCGTTCCGGTCGATCTCATCGCCAAGGCTCATCGCGGACCGGAACACCTGGCACGCAACCCGCAAGGCCTGGTGCCGGTGCTCGATATCGACGGCGAACGATTTACCCAGTCGCTGGCGATCATCGAGTACCTGGCGGAGACGAGGGAAGGCAGCGGCTTTCTGCCTGCCGACGCGATCGGCCGGCAGCGGGTGCGTGCGTTGTCCCATGCCATCGCCATGGATATCCATCCGGTCTGCAATCTCGGCGTGATCGTTTATGTCATGGCCAGTGCCGAGGACGGCGAAGCGGCACGGCGCGCCTGGATGCACAAGTTCATCGGCGAAGGCCTTGCTGCCTTCGAGCGCATGCTCGACCACCCGTCTACCCGAGAGTTCTGCCACGGCGACCGGCCGACCATGGCGGATATCTGCCTCGTGCCGCAAGTCTACAACGCGCGGCGCTGGGGCGTCGATCTCTCTGCGTGCCCGAGGATCGCTGCCATCGACGGGCGCTGCGCCGAGATCGACGCTTTCGCGAGCGCACATCCCGACCGGGTGAAGTCCTAG
- a CDS encoding fumarylacetoacetate hydrolase family protein: protein MKLATLKDSTRDGRLVVVSKDLTRCSEVGHIARTLQAALDDWAHAGPRLARVAEGMETGSQPTMRFHEHDAASPLPRAYQWADGSAYVNHVELVRKARNAEMPASFWTDPLIYQGGSDSFLGPRDPIIMGDEAWGIDMEGEVAVVVDDVPMGASLEEARRSIRLVMLVNDVSLRGLIPAELAKGFGFYQSKPSSAFSPVAVTPDELGDAWDGGKLHLPLHVDFNSKPFGRANAGVDMTFDFPQLIAHAARTRPLSAGTIIGSGTVSNKLDGGPGKPVAAGGAGYSCIAEIRMIETIDSGAPKTQFLKFGDVVRIEMKDAAGHSIFGAIEQTVEKSDRA from the coding sequence ATGAAACTCGCGACGCTGAAAGACTCCACCCGCGACGGCAGGCTCGTCGTGGTCTCGAAAGACCTGACCCGTTGCTCCGAGGTGGGCCATATCGCCCGCACGCTGCAGGCGGCGCTCGACGATTGGGCGCATGCCGGCCCACGGCTCGCGCGCGTCGCGGAAGGCATGGAGACCGGATCCCAGCCGACCATGCGCTTTCACGAGCACGATGCCGCCTCGCCCTTGCCGCGGGCGTATCAGTGGGCCGACGGTTCGGCCTATGTCAATCATGTCGAGCTTGTCAGGAAGGCGCGCAACGCCGAGATGCCGGCAAGTTTCTGGACCGATCCGCTGATCTATCAGGGCGGCTCCGACAGCTTTCTCGGGCCGCGCGATCCGATCATCATGGGCGACGAGGCCTGGGGCATCGACATGGAGGGCGAAGTCGCAGTCGTCGTCGATGACGTGCCGATGGGAGCAAGCCTCGAAGAAGCCCGGCGGTCAATCCGCCTTGTCATGCTGGTCAACGACGTTTCGCTGCGCGGCCTCATCCCGGCCGAGCTTGCCAAGGGCTTTGGCTTCTACCAGTCGAAGCCATCGTCCGCCTTTTCGCCGGTTGCGGTGACGCCCGACGAGCTGGGCGATGCCTGGGACGGCGGCAAATTGCACCTGCCGCTTCATGTCGACTTCAATAGCAAGCCGTTCGGTCGCGCCAATGCCGGCGTCGACATGACTTTCGACTTTCCGCAATTGATCGCGCATGCGGCCCGTACCCGGCCGCTTTCAGCTGGCACGATCATCGGTTCCGGCACCGTTTCCAACAAACTCGATGGCGGGCCGGGCAAGCCGGTCGCGGCAGGTGGCGCCGGCTACTCCTGCATTGCCGAGATCCGCATGATCGAGACGATCGACAGCGGCGCCCCGAAAACGCAGTTCCTCAAATTCGGCGACGTGGTCCGGATCGAGATGAAGGATGCAGCCGGCCATTCGATCTTCGGCGCCATCGAGCAGACGGTCGAGAAATCCGATCGCGCCTGA
- the purU gene encoding formyltetrahydrofolate deformylase yields the protein MKSYVLTVTCKSTRGIVAAVTGYLAEKGCYISDSSQFDDLETGLFFMRLTFISQDGAKLEELREGIAPVITRFEMTMEIRDSEERMKVLLMVSRFGHCLNDLLYRWKIGALPIDIVGVVSNHFEYQKVVVNHDIPFHCIKVTKENKPKAEAQLLELVEQTGAELIVLARYMQVLSDALCKKMSGKIINIHHSFLPSFKGANPYKQAYERGVKLIGATAHYVTADLDEGPIIEQDIARITHAQSAEDYVSIGRDVESQVLARAVHAHIHHRCFINGNRVVVFPPSPGSYASERMG from the coding sequence ATGAAAAGCTATGTGCTGACCGTCACCTGCAAATCCACACGCGGCATCGTCGCCGCCGTCACCGGCTATCTCGCGGAAAAGGGCTGCTACATCAGCGACAGCTCGCAGTTCGACGATCTCGAAACGGGTCTCTTCTTCATGCGGCTCACCTTCATCAGCCAGGATGGGGCGAAGCTGGAGGAATTGCGCGAGGGCATTGCACCGGTCATCACGCGCTTCGAGATGACGATGGAGATCCGCGACTCCGAAGAGCGGATGAAGGTGCTGTTGATGGTGTCGCGTTTCGGCCATTGCCTCAACGACCTGCTCTACCGCTGGAAGATCGGCGCGCTGCCGATCGACATCGTCGGCGTCGTCTCCAACCACTTCGAATACCAGAAGGTGGTCGTCAACCACGACATCCCCTTCCACTGCATCAAGGTGACGAAGGAGAACAAGCCGAAGGCCGAAGCGCAGCTGCTGGAGCTCGTCGAGCAGACCGGCGCGGAACTCATCGTGCTCGCCCGCTACATGCAGGTCTTGTCCGACGCGCTATGCAAGAAGATGTCGGGCAAGATCATCAACATCCACCATTCGTTCCTGCCGAGCTTCAAGGGCGCCAACCCCTACAAGCAGGCCTATGAGCGCGGCGTCAAGCTGATCGGCGCGACGGCGCATTATGTCACCGCCGACCTCGACGAGGGTCCGATCATCGAGCAGGACATCGCCCGCATCACCCATGCGCAGTCGGCCGAGGACTACGTCTCGATCGGCCGCGACGTCGAAAGCCAGGTGCTGGCCCGGGCCGTCCACGCCCACATCCACCACCGCTGCTTCATCAACGGCAACCGCGTCGTCGTCTTCCCGCCGAGCCCGGGAAGCTATGCGTCGGAACGGATGGGGTGA
- the hmgA gene encoding homogentisate 1,2-dioxygenase, translating into MLDKAEKQSEASTVAERALSYMPGFGNDFETESLPGALPQGQNSPQKCEYGLYAEQLSGSPFTAPRGTNERSWLYRIRPSVKHTGRFKKIDHPHWKTAPHIAEHSLALGQLRWSPLPTPSEKLNFLEGIRTMTTAGDVLTQAGMAAHTYVFNADMVDDYFFNADGELLIVPETGAIRVFTELGKMDVEPSETCVVPRGTMFKVTRLSEEKIWRGYICENYGAKFTLPDRGPIGANCLANPRDFKTPVAAYEDKEMSCRVHVKWCGSFHVTEIGHSPLDVVAWHGNYAPYKYDLKTFSPVGAILFDHPDPSIFTVLTAPSGEEGTANVDFVIFPPRWLVAEHTFRPPWYHRNIMSEFMGLIYGRYDAKEEGFVPGGMSLHNMMLPHGPDFTGFEKASNGELKPVKLDNTMAFMFETRFPQQLTKFAAELETLQDDYIDCWSGLERKFDGTPGIK; encoded by the coding sequence ATGTTGGACAAGGCGGAAAAGCAAAGCGAAGCCAGCACGGTTGCGGAACGGGCACTCTCCTACATGCCCGGATTTGGCAACGATTTCGAGACCGAAAGCTTGCCCGGCGCCCTGCCGCAGGGCCAGAACAGCCCGCAGAAGTGCGAATATGGACTATACGCGGAGCAGCTTTCCGGTTCTCCGTTCACCGCGCCGCGCGGCACCAATGAGCGCTCCTGGCTCTACCGCATTCGCCCGAGCGTCAAGCACACCGGGCGTTTCAAGAAGATCGACCATCCGCACTGGAAGACGGCACCGCACATTGCCGAGCATTCGCTGGCGCTCGGTCAACTGCGCTGGAGTCCGTTGCCGACGCCTTCGGAAAAGCTGAATTTCCTCGAGGGTATCCGTACCATGACAACGGCCGGCGATGTCCTGACGCAGGCGGGGATGGCGGCGCACACCTATGTCTTCAATGCCGACATGGTCGACGACTATTTCTTCAATGCCGACGGCGAACTGCTGATCGTGCCGGAAACCGGCGCCATCCGCGTCTTCACCGAACTCGGCAAGATGGATGTTGAGCCGTCGGAAACCTGCGTCGTGCCGCGCGGGACGATGTTCAAGGTCACGCGGCTCAGCGAGGAAAAGATCTGGCGCGGCTATATCTGCGAAAACTACGGCGCGAAGTTCACGCTGCCGGATCGCGGGCCGATCGGCGCCAATTGCCTTGCCAACCCGCGCGACTTCAAGACGCCGGTCGCCGCCTACGAAGACAAGGAAATGTCGTGCCGCGTCCATGTCAAATGGTGCGGCTCCTTCCACGTCACCGAGATCGGCCATTCGCCGCTCGATGTCGTTGCCTGGCACGGCAACTACGCGCCCTACAAATACGACCTGAAGACCTTCTCTCCGGTCGGCGCGATCCTGTTCGACCACCCGGACCCGTCGATATTCACCGTGCTGACGGCGCCTTCGGGCGAGGAGGGCACGGCCAATGTCGATTTCGTGATCTTCCCGCCGCGCTGGCTGGTCGCCGAGCACACCTTCCGCCCGCCCTGGTATCACCGCAACATCATGAGCGAGTTCATGGGGCTGATCTATGGGCGCTACGATGCCAAGGAGGAAGGTTTCGTGCCGGGCGGCATGAGCCTGCACAACATGATGCTGCCGCACGGGCCGGACTTCACCGGTTTCGAGAAGGCATCGAACGGAGAGCTGAAGCCGGTGAAGCTCGACAACACCATGGCCTTCATGTTCGAGACCCGATTCCCGCAGCAATTGACGAAGTTCGCCGCGGAACTCGAGACCCTGCAGGACGATTACATCGACTGTTGGTCCGGGCTCGAGCGGAAATTCGACGGTACGCCCGGAATCAAGTGA
- the lpdA gene encoding dihydrolipoyl dehydrogenase: MKEISCKLLVLGAGPGGYVCAIRAGQLGVDTVIVERAKAGGTCLNVGCIPSKALIHAAEEFHKLRAAASGKSPLGLSLSAPAIDLARTVAWKDGIVGRLNGGVTGLLKKAGVKAVVGEARFVDGKTVDVETETGLQRIRAEAIVIATGSAPVELPDLPFGENVISSTGALALKTVPETLAVIGGGYIGLELGTAFAKLGSKVTVLEAMDRILPQYDADLSKPVMKRLGELGIDVFTRTAAKRLSADGRGLLAEENGRPFEVPAEKVLVTVGRRPVTEGWGIEEIDLDRAGKFIRIDDQCRTSMRGIYAIGDVTGEPMLAHRAMAQGEMVAEIVAGRKRSWDKHCIPAVCFTDPEIVSAGLSPDEARATGIEIKIGQFPFQANGRAMTTLSEDGFVRVVARADNHLVLGIHAVGHGVSELSATFALAIEMGARLEDIGGTIHAHPTQSEAFQEAAFKGLGHALHI, translated from the coding sequence ATGAAGGAAATCTCCTGCAAGCTTCTGGTGCTTGGCGCCGGTCCCGGCGGCTATGTCTGCGCCATCCGCGCAGGCCAGCTCGGCGTCGACACGGTCATCGTCGAAAGGGCGAAGGCCGGCGGCACCTGCCTCAATGTCGGCTGCATTCCCTCCAAGGCGCTGATCCATGCGGCGGAGGAATTTCATAAGCTCCGTGCGGCGGCATCCGGCAAGAGCCCGCTTGGACTTTCGCTGAGCGCGCCGGCGATCGACCTCGCGCGAACCGTCGCCTGGAAGGACGGCATCGTCGGCCGGCTGAACGGCGGCGTCACGGGGCTGCTGAAAAAGGCGGGCGTCAAGGCGGTTGTCGGTGAAGCGCGCTTCGTCGACGGCAAGACCGTGGACGTCGAGACCGAGACCGGTCTGCAGCGCATTCGTGCCGAGGCGATCGTCATCGCCACCGGCTCGGCACCGGTCGAACTTCCCGACCTGCCCTTCGGCGAGAACGTTATCTCCTCGACGGGAGCGCTGGCGCTGAAAACGGTTCCCGAGACGCTGGCGGTGATCGGCGGCGGCTATATCGGCCTCGAGCTCGGCACCGCCTTCGCCAAACTCGGCTCGAAGGTCACCGTGCTCGAAGCCATGGACCGTATCCTGCCGCAATACGACGCGGATCTTTCGAAGCCGGTGATGAAGCGCCTCGGCGAACTCGGCATCGATGTTTTCACGCGCACGGCCGCCAAACGGCTCTCGGCCGATGGCCGCGGCCTGCTTGCGGAAGAAAACGGCCGCCCGTTCGAGGTGCCCGCGGAAAAGGTCCTCGTGACCGTCGGCCGCAGACCCGTCACGGAAGGATGGGGCATCGAGGAGATCGATCTCGATCGCGCCGGTAAGTTCATCCGCATCGACGACCAGTGCCGCACCTCGATGCGCGGCATCTACGCGATCGGCGACGTCACCGGCGAACCGATGCTCGCACATCGCGCCATGGCGCAGGGCGAGATGGTCGCCGAGATCGTTGCCGGCCGTAAGCGGAGCTGGGACAAGCATTGTATCCCGGCCGTCTGCTTCACCGACCCGGAGATCGTCAGCGCCGGCCTTTCACCGGACGAGGCGCGCGCGACCGGCATCGAGATCAAGATCGGTCAGTTCCCCTTCCAGGCGAACGGCCGCGCCATGACGACGCTTTCCGAGGACGGTTTCGTCCGCGTGGTCGCGCGTGCCGACAATCATCTCGTGCTCGGCATCCACGCCGTCGGCCACGGCGTCTCTGAGCTCTCGGCAACCTTCGCGCTGGCGATCGAAATGGGCGCGCGGCTTGAGGATATTGGCGGCACGATCCATGCGCATCCGACCCAATCGGAAGCCTTCCAGGAGGCGGCTTTCAAGGGATTGGGGCACGCGCTGCATATTTGA